The following proteins are co-located in the Nonlabens ponticola genome:
- a CDS encoding single-stranded DNA-binding protein, producing the protein MAGTLNKVMLIGHTGDEVKMKYFEGGNSIGRFPLATNEEYVNRTTGERVSNTEWHNCVVRNKAAEVCEKYLHKGDKVYIEGRIKSRQWTTEDGQQRYTTEIQVQEFTFLTPKGDSNNTSNSNAQQPSRPAVNAAPAQSAQTASTPAQNVEEEDDLPF; encoded by the coding sequence ATGGCAGGTACATTAAATAAGGTGATGCTCATAGGGCATACTGGCGACGAGGTAAAAATGAAATATTTTGAAGGTGGTAACTCCATAGGTCGTTTCCCGCTTGCTACTAATGAGGAGTATGTGAACCGCACCACTGGCGAGCGCGTGTCAAATACCGAGTGGCACAATTGTGTTGTGCGCAACAAGGCTGCCGAGGTTTGTGAAAAGTACTTACATAAAGGCGACAAGGTCTATATAGAAGGTCGCATAAAGAGTCGTCAATGGACTACTGAGGACGGCCAACAACGCTACACGACTGAGATACAGGTGCAGGAATTTACATTCCTAACACCTAAGGGTGATAGCAATAATACGAGCAACTCTAATGCGCAGCAGCCCTCAAGACCTGCTGTCAACGCGGCACCAGCTCAAAGCGCTCAAACTGCATCCACACCAGCACAAAATGTGGAAGAAGAGGACGATCTACCCTTTTAA
- a CDS encoding HU family DNA-binding protein, with protein sequence MTKADIVSKISDKLGMEKTEVQAAVESFMDEVKGSLETGENVYLRGFGSFIVKTRAEKTGRNISKNTTIKIPAHNIPAFKPAKVFVEGVKSNVKVK encoded by the coding sequence ATGACTAAAGCAGATATCGTATCAAAGATTTCAGACAAACTGGGAATGGAGAAGACCGAAGTTCAGGCGGCTGTTGAATCTTTTATGGACGAAGTGAAAGGATCTCTAGAAACTGGAGAGAACGTTTACCTGCGCGGTTTTGGAAGCTTTATCGTTAAAACGAGAGCTGAAAAGACAGGACGCAACATTTCTAAGAATACAACAATTAAAATACCAGCACACAATATTCCAGCATTCAAACCAGCAAAGGTGTTTGTTGAAGGTGTGAAATCAAACGTAAAAGTAAAGTAA
- a CDS encoding gliding motility-associated protein GldE has protein sequence MDPDPAHLLQLSLMMQPQDIIYLVVFILLLLSSALISGAEVALFSLSNSVLEEGNPDFPKRNMVAKLLDRPKKLLATILIANNAINITSVLIFSILAESWFVSITNPVVQFTLEVVLVTFLILLFGEIFPKVYANRNPVGFANFMAIPLNVLDKLFSFLSLPMRYVTLQIQDRLGSKKSNITVSQLSQALELTDENDTTDEEQQLLQGIVSFGNTDTKNVMRNRTDVFALDETLEFKEIIPQVVDKGYSRIPVFKESIDNITGILYVKDLLPYIDRKNYDWTKLLRDVYFVPENKKLDDLLQDFQDQKKHLAIVVDEYGGTSGLISLEDIIEEIVGDISDEFDDEDVIYSKLDDRNYVFEGKTSLKDFYRITAISEEQQQLFEDVKGESETLAGFLLEQTGQFPRKLDKVVFENYVFLVEAMDQKRIKQIKCTTP, from the coding sequence TTGGATCCTGACCCTGCGCATTTATTGCAATTATCATTGATGATGCAACCACAAGACATTATCTATCTGGTTGTATTTATACTATTGTTACTGTCCAGCGCGCTCATAAGTGGCGCTGAAGTCGCTCTATTCTCATTAAGTAATAGCGTCCTTGAAGAGGGAAATCCAGATTTTCCCAAGCGTAATATGGTTGCGAAGCTACTGGATAGACCTAAAAAGCTGCTCGCGACCATCTTGATTGCCAATAATGCGATCAATATTACATCAGTGCTCATTTTCAGCATTCTGGCAGAATCTTGGTTTGTGTCGATTACTAATCCCGTAGTACAATTTACTCTAGAGGTAGTTTTGGTTACCTTTTTAATTCTGCTATTTGGAGAGATTTTTCCAAAGGTATATGCTAATAGAAACCCAGTAGGTTTTGCAAACTTTATGGCGATACCGCTTAACGTTCTTGACAAGCTCTTTAGTTTTTTGAGCTTGCCTATGAGATACGTCACGTTACAGATTCAGGATCGATTGGGTTCCAAAAAATCAAATATTACCGTATCTCAATTATCGCAAGCATTAGAACTTACTGACGAGAATGATACTACTGATGAAGAGCAGCAACTACTGCAAGGGATTGTAAGCTTTGGTAACACAGATACTAAAAATGTGATGCGCAATCGTACCGATGTTTTTGCGCTTGATGAAACCCTAGAGTTCAAAGAAATCATACCACAAGTAGTTGATAAGGGTTATTCCCGTATTCCTGTTTTTAAGGAAAGTATTGATAACATTACAGGAATACTCTATGTTAAAGATCTATTGCCGTACATAGATCGCAAGAATTATGACTGGACTAAGTTATTGAGAGACGTGTACTTTGTACCAGAGAATAAAAAGCTGGACGACTTGTTACAGGACTTTCAGGATCAGAAAAAACACCTTGCCATAGTTGTAGATGAGTATGGTGGTACAAGTGGATTGATCTCACTAGAAGATATTATTGAAGAGATTGTAGGTGATATAAGCGATGAGTTTGATGATGAGGATGTGATCTATTCAAAGCTTGATGATCGCAATTATGTTTTTGAAGGGAAAACCTCACTTAAAGATTTTTATAGAATCACCGCTATTAGTGAGGAGCAGCAACAACTTTTTGAAGATGTAAAAGGTGAGTCAGAAACGCTGGCCGGATTTTTACTGGAACAAACCGGACAATTTCCTCGTAAATTAGACAAAGTAGTATTTGAGAATTATGTCTTCCTCGTTGAAGCCATGGATCAAAAACGAATCAAGCAAATAAAATGCACCACTCCATAA
- the gldD gene encoding gliding motility lipoprotein GldD → MHHSIKLIGFLLALVVMASCNDQDVLPKPDAMLALDYNQATYKNLKTDCPFSLQINEESNADPQPDCATVVNYPDIDATLFLNYRPVESNLRELLIDGQKLSYAHNQMADGITERPYVNPEQKVYGMLYEVQGNAASNAQFYVTDSVQHFLTASLYFNIEPNYDSILPALDYVQQDMIKMMESLQWKTNNNKNEN, encoded by the coding sequence ATGCACCACTCCATAAAACTTATTGGATTCCTATTGGCGCTTGTAGTCATGGCTAGCTGCAATGATCAAGATGTCTTGCCCAAACCTGATGCGATGCTGGCGCTGGATTACAACCAGGCAACCTATAAAAATTTAAAAACAGATTGTCCGTTTTCCCTACAGATCAATGAGGAATCAAATGCTGATCCCCAACCAGATTGTGCCACGGTAGTCAACTATCCAGATATAGATGCCACCTTGTTTCTCAATTACCGGCCTGTAGAGTCTAATTTGAGAGAGTTGCTTATCGATGGTCAAAAATTATCATACGCACACAATCAAATGGCTGATGGTATTACGGAGCGTCCCTATGTCAATCCAGAACAAAAAGTGTACGGTATGTTATACGAGGTACAAGGTAACGCAGCATCAAATGCACAGTTTTATGTTACTGATAGTGTACAGCATTTCTTGACAGCCTCGCTTTACTTTAATATTGAGCCTAATTATGACAGCATTTTACCAGCGCTGGATTATGTACAACAAGATATGATCAAGATGATGGAATCACTGCAGTGGAAAACGAATAACAACAAAAACGAAAACTAA
- the mutY gene encoding A/G-specific adenine glycosylase, with translation MKITTFNFSDTIRSWYEIHKRDLPWRDTRDPYPIWLSEIILQQTRVNQGLPYFERFIEAFPTVQNLAAASQEEVLKLWQGLGYYSRARNLHTAAQQIADRRGIFPDNFKGLLDLKGVGSYTAAAIASFAYDEPVAVVDGNVYRVLSRYYGIDDPINETMGIKKFQKLANEVLDPKHAAQHNQAIMEFGALQCVPSSPDCKVCPLINTCKAYQTGQVDQLPVKIKKTKVLNLHHHYLVAITPSGRTILVQRPQTGIWAGLYEFPFIESNGAMLPQEITGHDVFKDVFGRLRFRESIYNQQPILHKLSHRKIHAYFWIIEVDEELDDAVTVNEMLKKPVHVLMERFIKAYWKLKK, from the coding sequence TTGAAAATCACCACCTTTAATTTTTCTGACACGATACGATCATGGTACGAGATCCATAAAAGGGACTTGCCGTGGCGTGATACTCGTGATCCATATCCTATCTGGCTTAGTGAGATTATTTTACAGCAAACCCGCGTCAATCAAGGGCTACCATACTTTGAGAGGTTTATAGAGGCGTTTCCTACCGTACAGAATCTAGCTGCCGCTAGTCAAGAAGAAGTGCTCAAATTATGGCAAGGTTTGGGATACTACTCTAGAGCGCGAAACCTACACACCGCAGCGCAACAAATTGCTGATCGCCGAGGAATTTTCCCGGATAATTTCAAGGGATTACTCGATTTGAAAGGAGTAGGTAGCTATACGGCGGCGGCAATAGCGAGCTTTGCCTATGATGAACCAGTTGCTGTTGTTGACGGTAACGTATATCGCGTGCTCTCAAGATATTATGGTATTGATGATCCCATTAATGAGACGATGGGCATAAAGAAATTCCAGAAGCTAGCTAATGAAGTACTGGATCCCAAACATGCGGCACAGCACAATCAGGCGATAATGGAATTTGGTGCACTGCAGTGCGTGCCGTCCAGTCCAGACTGCAAGGTTTGCCCTTTAATTAATACATGCAAGGCTTATCAAACGGGTCAGGTAGATCAATTGCCTGTAAAGATCAAAAAAACCAAGGTTCTCAACCTGCATCATCATTATCTGGTCGCCATCACGCCTAGTGGTAGGACGATCTTGGTGCAACGCCCGCAAACTGGTATCTGGGCTGGATTATATGAATTTCCGTTTATTGAATCTAATGGTGCAATGCTGCCTCAAGAAATTACAGGACATGATGTTTTTAAAGATGTTTTTGGGCGATTACGCTTTCGCGAAAGCATATACAACCAACAACCTATCCTGCATAAATTGAGTCACCGTAAGATTCATGCCTACTTCTGGATTATTGAGGTGGACGAGGAATTAGATGATGCGGTTACCGTGAACGAAATGCTCAAGAAACCTGTGCACGTGCTCATGGAACGATTTATCAAAGCTTACTGGAAACTAAAGAAATAG